One genomic window of Leptospira paudalimensis includes the following:
- the rfaE2 gene encoding D-glycero-beta-D-manno-heptose 1-phosphate adenylyltransferase produces the protein MSFYESLQSKIIAQDTIETKRKSLEGKKIVFTNGCFDILHPGHVSYLAQARDLGDYLWIGVNSDESVRRLKGESRPINSCEDRMMVLAALSSVDFVSSFPEDTPLEILKKVRPSIHSKGGDYQIETLPEYKILKEMGADIQILPFVSGKSTTKILEKAKSPS, from the coding sequence ATGAGTTTTTACGAGTCACTACAAAGTAAAATCATCGCACAAGACACGATCGAAACAAAACGTAAGTCCCTCGAAGGCAAAAAAATCGTATTTACGAATGGTTGTTTTGATATTTTACACCCAGGTCATGTGAGTTACTTAGCACAGGCTCGTGATTTAGGAGATTACCTTTGGATAGGTGTGAATTCAGATGAGAGTGTGAGAAGGTTAAAAGGGGAATCTAGGCCTATCAATTCCTGTGAAGACCGAATGATGGTACTTGCGGCTTTATCTTCCGTTGATTTTGTTTCTAGTTTTCCTGAAGACACTCCCTTAGAAATTTTAAAAAAAGTAAGACCTTCCATCCATTCTAAAGGTGGGGATTACCAAATTGAGACCCTCCCAGAATACAAAATTTTAAAGGAGATGGGTGCGGATATTCAAATTTTACCATTTGTTTCCGGAAAATCCACTACCAAGATTTTAGAAAAAGCCAAATCACCTTCCTAA